The window AGCCCCCTTTTCCTCAAGTTGtccagggagagcagagcaggTCTTGAACTCTGGAAGGAGGCCTGACAGGTGCTCTTGGCACACCCTTCCAGTCAAGGTCACATCCATCTCAGAGACAGAGTCATCCACTATCTGTCGGGAATACAGGAGCACTTCAGCCACTGCTGTGGCATTCTCCAGTTCCTCACTGTTGAAGACTCAATCCTCAGATTCTGGGATCAACAGGGAAGGCCCAAGCCGGAGAAAGAGCCCCTGCAAGACCGAGGCCACGCAGGGCACACAACGGCAAATGAAAAAGGCCAAGGCTACCCGGTGCTGGAGACAGGGATCCAGCAAAGCTATCTATGCCCAGGACCACAGATGGGGACTGAACCGAAGTTCCAGTAAGACCAAGGATTTCTATGACTCAAGTCAGAGCTCTAGCAAAACTGAGACTGCACAGAGATCAAGTCAGAGGCCCAAGAAGACCAAGGCTACCCAGGGATCGAGCCAGAGGCCCAGCAAGACTGAGACAGCCCTGAGAACGAGCCAAAGGCCCAGCAAGACCGAGGCTACCCAGGGATCAAACCAGAGGCCCAGCAAGACTGAGTCTGCCCAGGACCAGAGCCAAGGGTCCAGTAAGTTCAAGACTGCCCAGAACAGGGACCATAGGCCCAGCAAGGCCAAAGCAGCCCAGGGCCAGAGCTGTGGACTGAGCCAAAGTTCCAGCAAGACCAAGGTTTTCTGTGACCCAAGTCAGAGGAGCTCCAGCAAGACTGAAACTATCCAGGGCCTGAGCTGGAGGCCCAGCAAAGCCAAGGCTGTCCAGGACCACAGCCAGAGGTCCAGTGAGGCTGAAGTTGCTGATGGAAGGAGCCAGGGACCTTTCAAGGCTGAGAACGCCCAAGGCTGGAGCTTGCGACAAAGCCAAAGTTCCAGCAAGACCAAGGATGCCCAAGACTCGAGCCAAAGCCCCAGCAAGATGGAGGCTTTTCATGACCCAGGCCAGAGGCCCACTAAGATCAAGGTCACTGAGGGCCCTAGCCAGAGCCCCAGCCTGGCCAAGGCTGCCCAGAGCCAGCGCCAGAGTCAAAGACCTAGCAAGACTGAGGTGACCTGGGGCCCAAGTCGGAATCCCAGAAGGACTGAGGCTTCTAGGCACCATGACATCCAGGAGGCGTTCCTACATGATGCCCGAGTGCCAAAAGCCATCTGTAGGAAGGGACAGATAGAGAGATCCTGTACCCCACAACCACAGAGGAGCTTGAGCCCCAGCAAAACTGAGGCTTCCCAGAGCTGGAGCCTGAGCACAAGCCAGAGTCCTGGTAAAACTGAGGCTGCCCAGTACCACAGCCCCAGCAGGTCTGCTGTTCCCTAAAGGGGCCACTGAGCCCCTCAGAACCTTCAAGGGAAGGGAGAgattccacacacacacaggcacctTAGCCACTCAGTAAAGCTCCTCTCAGAGCAATCAGAAACCTCAGCCAACATTCCTTTGGTCCCATGGCTAAGTTTATTTTACTTGTTCTTTTCTcctacaaaattaaaaacttttaaaaccagGTCCAAGTATCAGCCTGAGTCCCTTCTTCCATGGGGACTGAGAAGTCCCAGCCTGATTCCATGATACTGAAACAGAGTGTGGGCTGGAGAGTTAGGGAATACAGCATCAGAGAAGAGGCCAAGGGCAAATTGGCCCAGGAAGGAAGGGGCAGCCACGAGACACAGTCCCTGAGTtacaattcacatttttaaaaggctcAGGCTGGAGGGGGAGATCAAAGCTTGATGAGGTTCTGGGTGACCAGGGGTTTCCTTGGGGAGGGCAGCAGAGGCCAAAATGTCCTCAAACTAGTTAAGAGGTCAGGGCAAGCTCTGGTTCTCCGTCCTGTAGCCTGGCCAGCACCCTTCTTCGTCTTTACTCTCTGTATTGTGTCCTGCTCTCCAGGAGGTGTGGAACAAGGGTCCCTCTGCCAGAGGCCCCAAGGCTTTCCCGGACAGCCTGGTCAGGTGGGGGAGGGCAAGGAGGTCACTCAGGGGTCTCAGAGGAAGAAGGCAATTCGGGAGGCCACAGTCTTGCAGCCATTGGAGGAAAAAAGCTGCTCATCCTCAGGAAAGAAGATGGTGCTTTCCAGTACAGCCTGGACTACCTCATCCCTTGGCTCCAAGCCCAGCTGGGCCAGCTCATTGAGTATGCAGTGCCGCACATGGTGCCGCTGGAGCGGGAGGAAGGGCACCATGACGTCCAGGAGGCGTTCCTCCATGATGCCCGAGCGCCAAAAGCCATCTGTAGGAAGGGACAGATAGAGAGATCCTGTACCCCACAGCCACAGAGGAGCCAGATTCCTCACCCACTAAAGGGCAGTGGAGGTAGATGCTGGCCTCAATCCTTTCAGTCAACTTCTAGGGCTAGAGGTCAGAGAAGTTGTAAGATTCGCCCAAGGCCACAGAGCTAGGAACACCAAAGCCTGGGCTCTGAACTACTGGATCAGTGGACAGAGCAACAGATGCCAGGAGATACCTGGCCCACCCCGGGGAGTCCAGCCCAATGGGCTTGGGTGTGAAGCCCCAGGGCCAAACTCACGGTGAGGGTTGTCCAGCACAGCCCGGGAGATGGCCGGCTCCAGTTCCTGCAGACGGATCTCCTCACGGTCCCTGCGGCTGTGCCATGCCTCCAGCACCACCTGATTGATCTGCTCTCCACCAGTGTTGCTAAAACCGTGGGGACTCAGGTGGGAATCATACAGAGACTAGTGGGGGGCAGGATTTGGTCCTCATTACCCTGGGGCTACCTGAACACAACTTGAGCCTGGGGACCCAGCTTGGTGCTGGCAGGCGCCAAACCCACTGAAAACATTCCATATGAACCACTTCCCCTCTCCAAACCTTATGCCCACATGTGATCCCTATAATGTACGTACATGTGCCTTACGCTTTATAGTTTACAAAACACTTTTGTGTTCGTTAACTGACTTTCCTTCACCTAATCTCTAGGACAGCAGAGCATTAATATTGGCCCTGTtgttcagaagaggaaatgaagctcagagaggtgaagtaattTGCCTGAGGACACACAGCTCAGAATCATGGAGTTGGGATTAGCACACTGGTCTTGCTTTTTCCAGGCCTGTGTCCTCTCAGCCACAAAACAGGGGAAACTCTTTGACCCAAGAGGACTTCCTCAAAGAAGTGGCAAGGATCAAAAAGACTGAGCCCAGAATGGACTTTAAAAATGTCAAAGGGGAAGTTAGCCACCATGAATGACTGTCACCAGCAAGAGTAAGAGGGCCTTGGGGAGGCCCAACTGGGACCAGTGGCCAAGACTGAATAGCTGGGACCTCTAAGAAGTGCCCCCCCCATTGTGCCCACTGCAAAGCAGAGCCTCACCTGATGAAGATGAAGATAGCTTTCCGATAGTTGGTCCCGTACACAACCCAGGAGGAGCCCAGGAAAGGTCGCAGGACCTCCATCAGGCCTGGAGGCAGCTTGTCCATCTCATCGAAGAGGAAGAGAGAGCGGCCACAGGTAGTGAGGTTCCCCTGGACCCAGCTCCTAAGATCCTTCTGCAGGGAGAGGTAGTTTGAGGGGCATTTAACCCCAAGATTTCTTCCTGAGCCAAAAATGAGCCCCCTCCCAGGAAGCTATGGGCTCCCAGAGAACACCAACCCCCTAATGGGACTGATGGCAAAACTGTGGACAGATCCGGACAAGgatgtgcccaaggtcacaaagagaGTCACCAGGAGAACAGGGACTCAAACCAGGCGTCCCACCTCCCTGGGTTCCTGCTCTGATACCTACTGCATTCTATAAAAGGAGGAGGCTCCTTTCTCCCCCTGAATCTTCCCAACAGTGTTAACAGCTGAAAAGATCAGCCTGGAAAGTACATTGCAATCACCACTGCAATAATAGTAGTAAGAGCTAATATACACTGAGTGCTTACTCTGAATCATGAATTGAGGTTAAGTGCTTGTCAGGGAAAGAATAATGCAGATTGTCTAGCAAACTAAGTGCCCAATAAATGATACCTGCAATTATATATTCACGtgtcctcacaacaaccttgGCAGGGAGGTACCATCATTGCCTGCCAGGAATCAAAAGCAAGAACTCCTTGAAAGATAGAACAGCACCAACCCAAACCCTGTTCAGGATGGGTCCTGAAGCTGAGGCTCCAACTGGCTGTGTGGCATGGAGTAAATGGTTCCCCTCTCTGGGCTCAGGACTCACTCCCTAAGGACTGTCAGCCCATGGTGGGGGAAAACGGTGGTCTAGCTTGTGCCCAGCCTACCTTGTAGCGTTCAatgtggctggggtgggggaagtggaTGATGGGGGAAAAGTGGTGCACATGGGGGCTGCGGAGACCACCCCGGAAGAGGTAGTGTGCTAGCAGGGAGCTGACGTAGGACTTGCCAGTGCCTGTCCAGCCATGCAGGGAAAGGACCAGGGGCTTGGTGGGGGCCGGATCCTCCACGAAGGCCTTCAGCGCTTTCACCACCAGCGCTCTGGCCAGATGCTGGCCCGCCAGGTGCTGAGCGAGGTCACACTCCAGACCTAAGACCAAAGAAGGAAAGCATCAAAGCCAAGAACACGCCCCTACCAAGGAAGAGGCAGGAAGGGGAAACCTGTCCTGcaatctggcctaggaaaccttGTGTTCTGGGATGTTTTTTACAAACTGCCTTTGGAAAGGGCCTCTGATGCAGGAACCACTCTCAGGCTTGACTCAATTCGGCAGCGCCTTCCCACGTGGTCTTTCAGACTGCACTCAGCCATAAGTGGGGGCGAGCTGTCCACAGGATGTACGCCAGATTCCAGCCCACCCCCAAGACGGGCTTCTCCCTTGACTGCCAGTCTATTGTGTGGAGGCCTCAAACTTCCCCAAGGCCCTGTTGTCAAAGGCCCTCTCTCCATCTTTGCAGAGCCCTGTTTTGGATCTAACAGGCACCCCCAAACCTCGCCCCAGACTCCATGCCCCAAACTGTCAGATTTCCTAAACGCCGGGCCAACTTCCGCCTCCGGCCGTCCGGGCGCCTAAGAATCCCAACCCTGGGTTCTTCCCTTCGTGTCCACAGCTTCCCGGCCCCAACACAGGCATCTGAGGACTCTCGCGTCAGCCGTCCACTCAGTTTTAGGGTCCCGCGGCTCCTTACCCGGGAAGTCAGGCCGGAAGTCACATTCACAGAAGGCGCCGAAGTTGCAGTGAAGCGAAGCCAGGTCCCAGGCGGCGGTCGCGGCCGAGACAAGCCCGAGCAGCCCGAGGAGCGAGCCCCAGGGCTGGAGACCGTGCGTCGCAGCCGCCATCCCAGTTGAGGCCCTGGCTCGGTCCCAGACCACCAACTACCTCTACTGCGAACTACAACTCCCGGCGTGCACCGCACTGCAGCAGCCACGGCCCATCGCCTACAACTCCCGGCTCACCTCTAGCCCTTCTTAAAggcccatctcgtcatcccgcaTCAGGACCCGAAGGCAGCCTCCAGGGGGAGCCCGCGAACCATCCAATCAGGGGCGACGGTCCTCGTTTCCCGGGCTACAGTAGCTAGGTGACTAGCATAGTAGCGCAGACGGAAGAATAAATAAAGGAGTATGACCACAAAGGGTGACGTAACAAGAATATCAAAAACTTGGGAGGCACTTTACACCTTGCAAAGCGCCTTTCCCATGCTGTTTTTTCTCTCATGTACGCCAAAGGCTTTTGGTGAGCGCCTACTGTTAGGTGCCTTacatatcttaaaaaataatagcacCTTCCGTATAGAgaaatagtactattttaatggTATGCAGGCACATAAAGCGTTTTGGCTTAGCAGGTAATCAATAAATGATCATGTAATGAAGCATGACCGTCCCTTGCCTAGCAGCTATGATGCACTAAGTGCTTTAACATCCATCCGAGGATATAGATGATTATTGTTCCCACTTTACTGAGGAGATTAAAACTCTTATAAAAGCTCTCTCAACCAAACCCAAGTCTGGCCCGCCAAAACTCTAATACACTATGTTATCCAGCCTCCCTTGGTCAAAGGATTCAGGAGGAAAAGGATCCTAGTCATTTCAAAATTAGTAAACAGGCTCTCCAGGCCTTCAGAATGACCTGAAATTGTATTGACCCACTTTGCCTATTTCCCCACCCACCGGAGTGAAGTAACCAAGACAGCTGACTTCGTGGCCACCCGCCTCAgagaccctcccccacccccacccccaccttctgGGGACACATTTCAGACTGGAAAGACATTACTAATTCCCCCTAttgaaaagagagaagggaagaactCCAGTCAGAACTCCAGGATTACAGCCTTCCCTGCTCTGCTCCTGTGATCCAGGAGAAGTCCTCCCTCTGGTCTTCCTTTTTCCAGAGGGGAGCTGGACTCCTAGATGTCAAAGAGTCCTTCTACCTCACACATCTCAGATCCTTGTTGGTGCGTTTGTGGAAACTGTTGCTAGGCAGGGAATGAAGTATGACAGCCAGCATTTCTAGGTTGGAATTAGACATTTTCTCCCCACTGGTCTGTGAGCTCCCTAAAGGCAGGGATTGGATATTGAAATCAGCTCTATTCCTGGATCCTGGCACAATCTGTAATGTTCCAGGTGctaaataatatttgttgaataagtttTTCCACCTTTCATTTatgaagagatgagtaaaacatatggattaaaaataaagaaatagtagggggaacaattgttagaataaatttagtagattgaaatgctagtgatcaattaaagggaagagtaagggttatggtatgtatgaattttttttgttttattttttttttctgaattgatgcaaatgttctaagaaacgatcatgatgatgaatatacaactatgtgatgatattgtgagttattgattatgtaacaagaatggaatgatcatatggtaagaatgtttggtttgtatgtggttatgtttcataaataaaaaaataaaagatatccacattaaaaaaaaaaaagtgatggcttcacatgtgaattctaccaaacgttccagaaagaattagtaccaattctcttcaaactcttcaaaaaaatcgaagtggagggaaaactacctaattcattctatgaagccaacatcaccctcataccaaaaccaggcaaagatattacaaaaaaagaaaactacagaccaatctctctaatgaatacagatgcaaaaatcctcaataaaattctagcaaatcgtatccaacaacacattaaaagaattatacatcatgaccaagtaggattcatcccaggtatgcaaggatggttcaacataagaaaatcaattaatgtaatacaccatatcaacaaatcaaagcagaaaaatcacatgatcatctcaattgatgcagagaaggcattcgacaagattcaacatcctttcctgttgaaaacacttcaaaagataggaatacaagggaacttccttaaaatgatagagggaatatatgaaaaacccacagctaatatcatcctcaatggggaaaaattgaaaactttccccctaagatcaggaacaagacaaggatgtccactatcaccactattattcaacattgtgttggaggttctagccagagcaattagacaagaaaaagaaatacaaggcatcaaaattggaaaggaagaagtaaaactatcactgtttgcagacgatatgatactatacgtcgaaaacccggaaaaatccacaacaaaactactagagctaataaatgagtacagcaaagtagcaggttacaagatcaacattcaaaaatctgtagcatttctatacactagtaatgaacaagctgagggggaaatcaagaaacgaatcccatttacaattgcaactaaaagaataaaatacctaggaataaatttaactaaagagacaaaaaacctatataaagaaaactacaaaaaactgctaaaagaaatcacagaaaacctaaatagatggaagggcataccgtgttcatggattggaagactaaatatagttaagatgtcaatcctacctaaattgatttacagattcaatgcaataccaatcaaaatcccaacaacttatttttcagaaatagaaaaaccaataagcaaatttatctggaagggcagggtgccccgaattgctaaaaacatcttgaggaaaaaaaacgaagctggaggtctcgcgctgcctgactttaaggcatattatgaagccacagtggtcaaaacagcatggtattggcataaagatagatatatcgaccaatggaatcgaatagagtgctcagatatagaccctctcatctatggacatttgatctttgataaggcagtcaagccaactcacctgggacagagcagtctcttcaataaatggtgcctagagaactggatatccatatgcaaaagaatgaaagaagacccatctctcacaccctatacaaaagttaactcaaaatggatcaaagatctaaacattaggtctaagaccataaaacagttagaggaaaatgttgggagatatcttatggatcttacaactggaggcggttttatggaccttaaacctaaagcaagagcactgaagaaggaaataaataaatgggaactcctcaaaattaaacacttttgtgcatcaaagaacttcatcaagaaagtagaaagacagccttcacaatgggagacaatatttggaaatgatatatcagataaaggtctagtatccagaatttataaagagattgttcatctcaacaacaaaaagacagccaacccaattacaaaatgggaaaaagacttgaacagacacctctcagaagaggaaatacggatggccaagaggcacatgaagagatgctcaatgtccctggccattagagaaatgcaaatcaaaaccacaatgagatatcatctcacacccaccagaatggccattatcaacaaaacagaaaatgacaagtgctggagaggatgcggagaaagaggcacacttatccactgttggtgggaatgtcaaagggtgcaaccactgtggaaggcagtttggcggttcctcaaaaagctgaatatagaattgccatacgacccagcaataccattgctaggtatctactcaaaggacttaagggcaaagacacaaacggacatttgcacaccaatgtttatagcagcattatttacaattgcaaagagatggaaacagccaaaatctccatcaacagaagagtggctaaacaaactgtggtatatacatacgatggaatattgtgcagctttaagacaagataaacttatgaaccatgtaataacatggatggacctagagaatattatgctgagtgaatccagccaaaaactaaaggacaaatactgtatggtcccactgatgtgaacggacattcgagaataaacttgaaatatgtcattggtaacagagttcagcaggagttagaaacagggtaagacaatgggtaattgaagctgaagggatacagactgtgcaacaggactagatacaaaaactcaaaaatggacagcacaataatacctaattgtaaagtaatcatgttaaaacactgaatgaagctgcatctgagctataggtttttgttttgttttgttttgttttgttttgattttactattattacttttatttttttctctatattaacattctatatccttttcggttatgttgctagttcttctaaaccaatgcaaatgtactaagaaatgatgatcatgcatctatgtgatgatgttaagaattaatgattgcatgtgtagaatggtatgatctctaaatgttgggttaatttctttttttccattaattaaaaaaaaaaaaaaagagaaggg of the Tamandua tetradactyla isolate mTamTet1 chromosome 2, mTamTet1.pri, whole genome shotgun sequence genome contains:
- the TOR2A gene encoding prosalusin isoform X1, whose translation is MAAATHGLQPWGSLLGLLGLVSAATAAWDLASLHCNFGAFCECDFRPDFPGLECDLAQHLAGQHLARALVVKALKAFVEDPAPTKPLVLSLHGWTGTGKSYVSSLLAHYLFRGGLRSPHVHHFSPIIHFPHPSHIERYKKDLRSWVQGNLTTCGRSLFLFDEMDKLPPGLMEVLRPFLGSSWVVYGTNYRKAIFIFISNTGGEQINQVVLEAWHSRRDREEIRLQELEPAISRAVLDNPHHGFWRSGIMEERLLDVMVPFLPLQRHHVRHCILNELAQLGLEPRDEVVQAVLESTIFFPEDEQLFSSNGCKTVASRIAFFL
- the TOR2A gene encoding prosalusin isoform X3, with amino-acid sequence MDKLPPGLMEVLRPFLGSSWVVYGTNYRKAIFIFISNTGGEQINQVVLEAWHSRRDREEIRLQELEPAISRAVLDNPHHGFWRSGIMEERLLDVMVPFLPLQRHHVRHCILNELAQLGLEPRDEVVQAVLESTIFFPEDEQLFSSNGCKTVASRIAFFL
- the TOR2A gene encoding prosalusin isoform X2; amino-acid sequence: MAGQALKDLRSWVQGNLTTCGRSLFLFDEMDKLPPGLMEVLRPFLGSSWVVYGTNYRKAIFIFISNTGGEQINQVVLEAWHSRRDREEIRLQELEPAISRAVLDNPHHGFWRSGIMEERLLDVMVPFLPLQRHHVRHCILNELAQLGLEPRDEVVQAVLESTIFFPEDEQLFSSNGCKTVASRIAFFL